A window of the Bradysia coprophila strain Holo2 chromosome X unlocalized genomic scaffold, BU_Bcop_v1 contig_128, whole genome shotgun sequence genome harbors these coding sequences:
- the LOC119067630 gene encoding twitchin-like isoform X2, producing the protein MNPAAAKSREAKATKATDATPGASGERRPSGSSAHRALIPPADLGRRPSLILGDSGKLRPGEVLEEKKGRKSSIFAKALEGQINDESTPLREIGEVGPPQFVDMYECYSAVEGETGYISAQVQGIPVPTFKFYYKGVTPLTEGLRYKFHTDGETNTVTLCMRNVKSNDEGKYKIVFSNCHGTVSDETQLYVSKPGVTDFRTLLRKSKYAKWGKDKGDPKWGDLKGVQKAHLLFTSPLVDQTVKEGKDKKVEFLAKFTKQNAKAKWFFRKNELFMGVKYKFRSDGDAYQLTILNPKFADSGKYMIDIEGVQSSASLNVEAPDPSYSFLQPLKKNYNGYTKHELILECKVSDPVAIVSWHKANMKLSSNDKYLINKDLQGVCTLQIKSCELDDAGDFTCQLEMQPDKTETKVKVIDYPYKFVKLLKSQQNIEKDTITFACELDDPLGDVKWFKGATEIKPDGDRIQVITEGRKRKLIIKDAKLSDADQYTCASNADKTKADLLVNKQNKFNKELKDTAGVEREKIVFDIELEDDKAPVEWKLNGKPIKASKRIEIKNLGGGKHQLVINDLKLADAGEITVESGKLKSSCKLTVEKGETKPQFKAPKDIEGSVAAPIVFEVPYKIDGKKQTPIEAFLLKDGKPLATSDVEIQVKDDKVIFTIKKPSRDQSGPYQIKLSNGQGDDVKDVKISVQDVPKAPKDVVVREVFEKTCVIDWKTPTENGGTPIQKYIIERLDASLKGVKWETAGEVPADKPTTFKAEDLTPNKQYKFRVRAVNKVGTSEPAEFQNTIVAKNPWVEPSKPKSLEIVEWDREHAKIKWIKPDNDGGAEITEYEIEVKDKGSKGWVKKKRVTAKETTTTITELIEDQEYEFRVRAVNKAGPGEPSDPIKLFIKPNKFNKQLKDTVATEREKLVLDIEMDDEKAPAEWKFNGKPITPSDRIEIKNLGGGKHQLVINDLKLADAGEISIESGKLKSSCKLSVEKGETKPQVNAPKEVEGSITAPIVFEVPYKIDGKKQTPIQASLLKDGKPLPSDNVGVEVKDDKVIFTIKKPSRDQSGPYQIKLSNGQGDDVKDVKISVQDVPNAPKDVVVREVFEKTCVIDWKTPTENGGTPIQKYIIERLDASSKGVKWETAGEVPADKPTTFKVEDLTPNKQYKFRIRAVNKVGTSEPAEFQNTVLAKNPWDEPSKPKSLEVVEWNRKQATIKWLKPDNDGGAEITEYEIEVKSKGSKDWVKKKRVSAKETTTTITELVEDQEYEFRVRAVNKAGPGEPSDSTKLFIKPNKFNKPLKDTVAVERENLVLDIEMDDDKAEAEWKFNGKPITPSDRIEIKNLGGGKHQLVIKDLKVADAGELSVESGKLKSSCKLTVEKGETKPQINAPNVVEGSITAPIVFEVPYTIDGKKQTPIQASLLKDGKPLAPGDVEIQVKDDKVVFTIKKPTRDQSGPYQIKLSNGQGDDVKDVKISVQDVPNAPKDVVVREVFEKTCVIDWKTPTENGGTPIQKYVVERQDVSSKGAKWETAGEVPADKPTTFKIEDLTPNKQYKVRVRAINKVGTGEPAEFQNAILAKNPWDEPSKPKSLEIVEWDRAHAKVKWLKPDNDGGAEITEYEIEVKDKDSKDWKKKRVPASETTAEITDLKEGQEYEFRVRAVNKAGPGEPSDSTKLFVKPNKFNTPLKDTVAVERDNLVLDIEMDDEKAPAEWKINGKPVKPSDRIEIKNLGGGKHQLVIKDLKVADAGEIAVESGKLKSSCKLTVQKGETKPQINAPQVVEGSITAPIVFEVPYTIDGKKQTPIGASLLKDGKPLPSDNVDIQVKDDKVIFTIKKPTRDQSGPYQIKLSNGQGDDVKDINISVQDVPNAPEDVNVRDIFEKSCVINWKSPKENGGTPIQKYIIEHQDVSSKGKWETAGEVPADKPTTFIVESLTPNKEYKLRIRAVNKVGTSEPTEFKNTILAKNPWDEPSKPKSLEITDWDKDHVKLKWVKPDKDGGAEITEYEIEVKDKQSKEWVKKKRVSATETATTVSELIEGHEYEFRVRAVNKAGPGEPSDATKPMVVKSRFVKPFITGDKLKKIVIKKGEQVKYEIRYGGEPEPEVKWEKDAKILTSDNRIKIEKSAGTTILTIQNAVRSDSGKYKLILTNGTGTIDSTGEVIVLDKPSAPKGPLEVFDIIEDGCKLKWNKSDDNGGIEILEYKIEIFNKTTNNWSLLTKISGDKTKYTVTDLTYGPEYKFRVSAINKEGESESLVTENWTMTRKAETEIVEYKSDTGAEVGVSTCTTERRAQSGDVETTTKTTVTTTTTKNQIQDGNITRTETRTVKKIVTHTTEEEEFEEYYEEDEDEVEE; encoded by the exons gGGCGGAAGTCGTCAATATTCGCCAAAGCACTTGAAGGCCAAATCAATGACGAATCGACGCCTTTACGAGAAATCGGTGAGGTGGGACCACCACAATTCGTTGACATGTATGAATGTTACTCGGCCGTTGAAG GAGAAACTGGATATATCAGTGCTCAAGTTCAAGGTATACCGGTGCCCACATTCAAATTCTACTACAAAGGTGTGACACCACTTACGGAAGGGCTTCGCTACAAATTCCATACCGATGGTGAAACCAACACAGTCACACTTTGTATGCGCAACGTTAAATCAAACGATGAAGGCAAATACAAAATCGTATTTTCAAACTGTCATGGTACCGTGTCCGACGAAACGCAACTGTACGTTTCAAAGCCGGGCGTTACGGACTTTCGCACTTTATTGAGAAAAAGCAAGTACGCCAAATGGGGAAAGGATAAGGGCGATCCAAAGTGGGGCGATTTGAAAGGTGTGCAAAAG GCTCATCTCTTGTTTACAAGCCCATTAGTTGATCAAACAGTCAAAGAAGGTAAAGACAAGAAGGTCGAATTTTTGGCAAAATTCACGAAACAAAACGCTAAAGCGAAATGGTTCTTTCGAAAGAAC GAGCTATTCATGGGTGTGAAATACAAATTCCGGAGCGATGGTGATGCGTATCAATTAACTATTCTAAATCCGAAATTCGCCGATTCGGGAAAGTATATGATCGATATTGAAGGTGTACAATCATCAGCTTCGTTGAATGTCGAAGCACCAGATCCGTCCTATTCGTTCCTGCAGCCATTAAAGAAAAACTACAATGGTTATACAAAACATGAACTGATATTGGAATGTAAAGTTAGCGATCCCGTTGCCATCGTATCATGGCACAAAGCTAATATGAAATTGTCTAGCAACGACAAATACTTGATCAATAAGGATCTGCAAGGAGTTTGTACATTGCAAATCAAAAGTTGCGAGTTGGACGATGCTGGCGATTTCACATGTCAACTTGAAATGCAGCCCGATAAAACCGAAACTAAAGTTAAAGTCATTG ATTATCCAtacaaatttgttaaattgctGAAATCACAACAGAACATTGAAAAGGACACTATTACGTTTGCATGTGAGTTGGACGATCCACTTGGTGATGTGAAATGGTTCAAAGGAGCCACAGAGATCAAACCAGACGGAGATCGCATTCAGGTCATCACAGAAGGTCGCAAACGCAAACTCATCATCAAAGATGCTAAGCTATCGGATGCTGATCAATACACTTGCGCTAGTAACGCCGATAAGACTAAAGCCGATCTATTGGTCAATAAAcagaataaatttaataaagaaCTGAAGGATACTGCGGGTGTCGAACGTGAAAAGATTGTCTTCGATATTGAATTAGAAGATGACAAAGCGCCAGTGGAATGGAAGCTCAACGGTAAGCCTATTAAGGCGAGCAAACGCATTGAAATCAAGAATTTGGGTGGTGGTAAGCACCAATTGGTCATCAATGACTTGAAATTGGCTGATGCAGGCGAGATTACGGTTGAATCGGGAAAACTGAAGTCTTCATGTAAACTGACCGTGGAAAAAGGTGAAACAAAGCCACAATTCAAGGCACCAAAAGATATCGAAGGATCTGTTGCAGCACCAATTGTTTTCGAAGTTCCCTATAAGA TTGATGGTAAAAAACAAACTCCAATCGAAGCTTTTCTGCTAAAGGATGGAAAACCACTGGCGACAAGCGACGTTGAAATTCAAGTCAAAGATGACAAAGTTATCTTCACGATCAAGAAACCTTCACGCGACCAATCCGGTCCATATCAAATTAAGTTGTCAAATGGGCAAGGCGACGATGTGAAGGATGTCAAAATCTCGGTCCAAGATGTTCCAAAAGCACCAAAAGACGTTGTTGTCCGCGAAGTCTTTGAAAAAACGTGCGTTATTGACTGGAAAACTCCGACAGAAAATGGTGGCACACCGATCCAAAAGTATATTATTGAACGTCTAGACGCTTCATTGAAGGGCGTTAAATGGGAGACCGCCGGAGAAGTTCCGGCAGACAAGCCAACCACATTTAAGGCTGAAGATCTCACACCTAacaaacaatacaaatttcGTGTTCGTGCAGTCAACAAAGTTGGAACCAGTGAACCAGCCGAATTCCAAAACACGATCGTAGCTAAAAATCCATGGGTTGAACCAAGCAAACCGAAGAGTCTTGAGATTGTTGAGTGGGATCGAGAACATGCTAAGATTAAATGGATCAAGCCGGACAATGATGGTGGGGCTGAGATAACCGAATATGAAATTGAGGTGAAGGACAAAGGTAGCAAGGGATGGGTCAAAAAGAAGCGAGTAACTGCTAAAGAAACAACGACAACCATTACCGAACTCATAGAGGATCAGGAATATGAGTTCCGTGTACGCGCTGTTAATAAAGCTGGCCCTGGTGAGCCGAGCGATCCAATCAAACTTTTTATCAAGccaaacaaattcaataagCAGTTGAAGGATACTGTGGCGACTGAACGTGAAAAATTGGTGCTTGACATTGAAATGGACGATGAAAAGGCACCAGCAGAATGGAAGTTCAATGGAAAACCCATTACGCCGAGTGATCGTATTGAAATCAAGAATCTAGGTGGTGGAAAACATCAATTGGTCATCAATGACTTGAAACTGGCTGATGCCGgagaaatttcaattgaatctGGAAAATTAAAGTCTTCGTGTAAACTAAGCGTTGAGAAAGGTGAAACAAAACCACAAGTCAACGCACCGAAGGAAGTCGAAGGATCAATTACGGCACCAATTGTTTTCGAAGTGCCCTACAAAA TTGACGGTAAAAAGCAAACTCCAATCCAAGCTTCGCTGCTGAAAGATGGAAAACCATTGCCATCCGACAATGTTGGTGTAGAAGTTAAGGATGACAAAGTTATCTTCACGATCAAGAAACCTTCACGCGATCAATCCGGTCCATATCAAATTAAGTTGTCAAATGGGCAGGGCGATGATGTAAAGGATGTCAAAATCTCCGTACAAGATGTTCCAAATGCACCGAAAGACGTTGTTGTCCGCGAAGTCTTTGAAAAAACGTGCGTTATTGACTGGAAAACTCCGACAGAAAATGGTGGCACACCGATCCAGAAGTATATTATTGAACGCCTGGACGCTTCATCGAAGGGCGTTAAATGGGAGACCGCCGGAGAAGTTCCAGCAGACAAGCCAACCACATTTAAGGTTGAAGATCTCACTCCTAacaaacaatacaaatttcGTATTCGTGCAGTCAACAAAGTTGGAACCAGTGAACCAGCCGAATTCCAAAACACGGTCCTAGCTAAAAATCCATGGGATGAACCAAGCAAACCGAAGAGTCTTGAAGTTGTTGAGTGGAATAGAAAACAAGCTACGATTAAGTGGCTCAAGCCGGATAATGACGGAGGCGCGGAAATAACCGAATATGAAATTGAGGTGAAGAGCAAAGGTAGCAAGGATTGGGTCAAAAAGAAACGGGTGTCAGCTAAAGAGACAACGACAACAATTACCGAACTCGTTGAAGATCAGGAATATGAGTTCCGTGTGCGAGCTGTTAACAAGGCCGGTCCTGGTGAGCCAAGTGATTCAACTAAACTGTTCATCAAACCAAACAAATTTAACAAGCCACTCAAGGATACTGTGGCTGTCGAGCGTGAAAATTTGGTGCTTGATATTGAAATGGATGATGACAAGGCAGAAGCGGAATGGAAGTTTAATGGAAAACCCATTACGCCGAGTGATCGTATTGAAATCAAGAATCTGGGCGGTGGAAAACATCAATTAGTGATCAAAGATTTGAAAGTTGCTGACGCTGGAGAACTTTCAGTGGAATCTGGAAAATTGAAGTCCTCATGTAAACTGACGGTTGAGAAAGGTGAAACTAAACCACAAATCAATGCACCGAATGTAGTAGAAGGATCAATCACGGCTCCAATTGTTTTCGAAGTGCCTTATACAA TTGACGGTAAAAAACAAACTCCAATCCAAGCTTCGCTGCTGAAAGATGGAAAACCATTGGCACCAGGCGACGTTGAAATTCAAGTCAAAGATGACAAAGTAGTCTTTACAATCAAGAAACCTACACGCGATCAATCCGGTCCATATCAAATTAAGTTGTCAAATGGGCAGGGCGATGATGTGAAGGATGTCAAAATCTCCGTACAAGATGTTCCAAATGCACCGAAAGACGTTGTTGTCCGCGAAGTCTTTGAAAAGACGTGCGTTATTGACTGGAAAACTCCAACAGAAAATGGTGGCACACCCATTCAGAAATATGTTGTTGAACGGCAAGATGTGTCATCGAAGGGCGCCAAATGGGAGACCGCCGGCGAAGTTCCGGCAGACAAGCCAACCACATTCAAAATCGAAGATCTTACACCAAACAAACAATACAAAGTTCGTGTTCGTGCTATTAACAAGGTTGGCACGGGTGAACCAGCCGAATTCCAAAACGCGATTCTAGCTAAAAACCCATGGGATGAACCAAGCAAACCGAAGAGTCTTGAAATTGTTGAGTGGGATAGAGCACACGCGAAAGTTAAATGGCTCAAGCCGGATAATGATGGTGGCGCTGAGATAACCGAATATGAAATTGAAGTGAAGGACAAAGATAGCAAGGATTGGAAAAAGAAGCGAGTACCAGCATCTGAAACAACGGCTGAAATCACTGATCTCAAAGAAGGTCAGGAATATGAGTTCCGTGTGCGAGCTGTTAACAAGGCCGGTCCTGGTGAGCCAAGTGATTCAACTAAACTCTTTGTCAAACCAAACAAATTTAACACGCCGCTCAAGGATACTGTGGCTGTAGAACGTGACAATCTGGTGCTTGACATTGAAATGGATGATGAAAAGGCACCGGCAGAATGGAAAATTAACGGAAAGCCCGTTAAGCCAAGTGATCGTATTGAAATCAAGAATCTGGGCGGCGGAAAACATCAATTAGTGATCAAAGATTTGAAAGTTGCTGACGCTGGCGAAATTGCAGTAGAATCTGGAAAATTGAAGTCGTCATGTAAACTGACCGTACAGAAAGGTGAAACTAAACCTCAAATTAATGCACCGCAGGTAGTAGAAGGATCAATCACGGCTCCAATTGTTTTCGAAGTGCCTTATACAA TTGACGGCAAAAAGCAGACTCCGATTGGAGCTTCGCTGCTCAAAGATGGTAAACCATTGCCGTCTGACAATGTTGACATTCAAGTTAAAGATGACAAGGTAATCTTCACGATCAAAAAGCCGACACGCGATCAATCCGGGCcatatcaaataaaattgtccaATGGCCAAGGCGATGATGTGAAAGATATTAACATCTCGGTACAGGATGTTCCAAACGCACCCGAAGACGTTAATGTGCgtgatatcttcgaaaaatcGTGCGTTATTAACTGGAAATCCCCGAAAGAAAATGGTGGCACACCGATCCAAAAGTATATTATTGAACATCAAGATGTTTCGTCGAAGGGTAAATGGGAGACCGCCGGAGAAGTTCCGGCCGATAAGCCAACCACATTTATAGTCGAAAGTCTTACTCCTAACAAAGAATACAAACTTCGTATTCGTGCTGTCAACAAAGTCGGCACAAGTGAACCGACCGAATTCAAGAACACAATCCTGGCTAAAAATCCGTGGGACGAACCAAGTAAACCGAAGAGTCTTGAGATTACTGATTGGGATAAAGATCACGTTAAGCTGAAATGGGTAAAGCCCGATAAGGATGGTGGTGCAGAAATTACTGAATATGAAATTGAAGTGAAGGACAAACAGAGCAAGGAATGGGTCAAAAAGAAACGGGTGTCAGCTACTGAAACAGCAACAACTGTTAGCGAACTTATAGAAGGCCATGAATATGAGTTCCGAGTGCGTGCTGTTAACAAAGCTGGTCCCGGTGAGCCAAGTGATGCAACTAAGCCAATGGTTGTGAAAAGTCGATTCGTTAAGCCGTTCATTACCGGtgataagttgaaaaaaatcgtAATTAAGAAAGGCGAGCAAGTTAAGTACGAAATTCGTTACGGCGGTGAGCCTGAACCGGAAGTCAAATGGGAAAAAGATGCTAAGATACTAACGTCTGATAATcgcattaaaattgaaaaatctgcaGGCACCACCATTTTGACCATTCAAAATGCGGTTCGTAGTGATTCGGGTAAATACAAACTTATATTAACCAATGGCACGGGAACGATTGATTCTACTGGAGAAGTTATTGTTCTTGACAAGCCATCAGCACCTAAAGGACCATTAGAAGTGTTCGATATAATTGAGGACGGATGCAAACTTAAGTGGAACAAATCCGATGACAATGGTGGTATCGAGATCTTggaatataaaattgaaatatttaacaaaacaaCCAATAATTGGTCGCTCCTAACTAAAATTAGTGGTGATAAAACGAAATATACCGTCACTGATTTAACATATGGTCCTGAATATAAATTCCGTGTGTCGGCTATCAATAAGGAAGGAGAATCTGAGTCACTAGTCACTGAAAATTGGACGATGACCAGGAAAGCAGAAACCGAGATTGTCGAATACAAGAGTGACACTGGGGCTGAAGTCGGTGTTTCTACATGCACCACCGAACGGAGAG CGCAAAGCGGCGATGTAGAAACTACCACTAAAACAACAGTTACAACcacaacaacgaaaaaccaGATACAGGATGGCAATATCACACGCACAGAAACACGTACcgtgaaaaaaattgtcacacaTACAACAGAAGAAGAGGAATTTGAGGAGTATTACGAAGAGGATGAAGATGAGGTTGAGGAATAA